The Candidatus Tanganyikabacteria bacterium genome segment TTGCGCCTGATGACCTCGCCCTGGTACTTCACGCCCTTGCCCTTGTACGGCTCGGGCGGCCGCTTGAAGCGGATGTCCGCGGCGATGTCGCCGACCAGTTGCTTGTCGATGCCCCTCACGTGGACGCGGTTGGCCTTCTCCTCGACCGCGAACTCGATGCCCTCGGGGGGCTCGATTTCGATCGGGTGGCTGTAGCCCAGGTTGAGCACCAGTTTCTTGCCTTGCAGCGAGGGGCGGTAGCCGACGCCGACGATTTCGAGGGTCTTGGAGAAGCCCTTGGCGACGCCGTCGACCATGTTGGCGACCAGCGTGCGCGAGAGGCCGTGGAGGCTCCGCGCCTGCTTGTCGTTGCCGCGGCGGGTGACCAGCAGGCTGCCGTTTTCGAGCGTGACTCCGACCTCGGGCCGGAGCGTGCGCGTAAGCGTGCCCCTGGGGCCCTTGATCGTCACGGTGTTGCCGTCGATCGTGGCGGACACGGCGACCTTCGTCTTCTTCTCGCCCTCGGTGACCTCGACTTCCAGGTCGATGGGGCGCTTTCCGATACGACTCATTACTCGCTACCTCCTCACCATACGTAGGCGAGGACTTCGCCGCCCACGCCGGCCTTGCGGGCCGCGCGGTCGGTCATGATCCCCTTGGGGGTGCTGACGATGGCGATGCCGAGGCCCCCCAGCACGCGGGGCAGCTCGCTCTTGCTCGCATACACGCGCAGCCCCGGCTTGGAGACGCGCTTGATGCCGGTGATGACCCGGCTGCGACGCTTCTCGCCGCTGTACTTGAGCGTGAGGCGCAGGCGCGGATGGCCGGCCTCATCGGAGACCGGCTCGAAGCCGGCCACGTAGCCCTCTTCCTTGAGCACGCGGGCGATCTCGGCCTTGACCTTGGAGGCCGGCATCTCGCACTCCGGCTTGAACGCGATGTTGGCGTTCCGGATGTGCGTGAGCATGTCGGCGATAGGATCGGTTACTGGCATTCTCTTCGCCCTCCCTTACCAGCTCGACTTGGCCACGCCGGGCAGTTCGCCCTTGTGGGCCATCTGCCGCAAGCAGATGCGGCAAATCCCGAAGTCGCGGTAGTAGCCGCGGGGACGCCCGCACCTGGCGCAGCGGTTGTGGCGGCGAATCGAGAATTTCGGCTTCCGATTCGACTTGTTGATCATCGAGGTCTTAGCCATTGGCGGCCTCCGTCTTCGGCTGCTGCTGGGCCTTCTCCGTCTTGAAGGGCATTCCCATGAGCTTCAGCAGGGCCCGGGCCTCTTCATCGGTGTTGGCGGTGGTCACGATGGTGATGTCCATCCCCCGGATCTTGTCGACCTTGTCGTAGTCGATTTCCGGGAAGATGAGCTGCTCCTTGATGCCCAGCGAGTAGTTGCCGCGGCCATCGAAGCTCTTGTGGTTGACGCCGCGGAAGTCGCGGATGCGGGGCAGCGCCAGGTTCATCAGCTTGTCGAGGAACTCGTACATGCGGGTGCCGCGCAGCGTGACGCTGGCGCCGATGCTCATGCCGGCGCGGAGCTTGAACGTCGCGATGGACTTCTTGGCCTTGTTGACGATCGGCCGCTGGCCGGCGATCGTGGCCAGATCGGCCACGGCGGTGTCGACCGCCTTGGGGGTCTGGATGGCCTCGCCCAGGCCGATGTTGAGCACCACCTTGGCGACCCTGGGGATCGCCATTTTGTTGGTGTAGTTGAATTCCTTCTCGAGAGCCGGAGCGACCTCGCTCTGGTACTTGTCTTTCAGGCGCGGCATCTCGCTAGCCCTCCTTCTTGTCGAGGATTTGCTCGTTGCAGCGCTTGCAGGCCCGCGCGTTCTTGCCCTCGACCTGCACCTTCTTGATGCGGGTGGGCTTGCTGCAGGCCGGGCAAACGACCATGAGCTTGCTGACGTCTATCGGCATTTCGGTCTGGATGCGGCCGCCTTGGGGATTGGTCATGCTCGGCTTGGTGTGCCGGGTCCTGACGTTGATCCCCTGGACCACCGCTTTCCCCTCCTTGGGGAGCACCTTGGTGACTTCGCCGGTCTTGCCGCGATCGCCGCCCTGATCCTTGCTCCTGCCGGAGAGGACCACGACCGTGTCGCCCTTCTTGAGATGCATACGGTTGGTCTCCTCTACCGTTAGATGACTTCCGGCGCCAGCGAGATGATCTTCATGTAGTTCTTGTCACGAAGTTCCCTCGCGATGGGGCCGAACACGCGCGTGCCGCGCGGATTGTTGTCCTTGGTGATGATGACGGCGGCGTTCTCGTCGAACTTGATGTAGCTGCCGTCGCTGCGCCGCAGGCCGTGCTTGCTGCGCACGACCACGGCCTTGACTATTTCGGACTTCTTGACCGGCATGTTCGGCGCGGCGTCCTTGACCACCGCGACGATGACGTCGCCGATGTTGGCGTAGCGGCGATTGGAGCCGCCCAGCACGCGGATGCACATGAGCTCCCGCGCCCCGGTGTTGTCGGCAACCGCCAGACGAGTTTGCGGCTGGATCATTTCGCCCTCTCCAGAATCTCGAGCAGGCGCCAACGCTTCTGGGCCGAAAGCGGCCGGTGTTCGCCGATGCGCACGGTGTCACCCGTGCGAGCGGCGTTTTCTTCGTCGTGCGCCTTGAACTTGTTGGTCCGCCGGACGATCTTGCCGTACCGGTCGTGGGGATGCCGGGTCTCGACCGCGACGACGATGGTCTTGTCCATCTTGTCGCTGACGACCTGGCCGATGATTTCGCGTTGCGGCATTTCTCTCTTACGCCCCCTTCGCCCCGAGTTCGCTCTGGCGCAGCGCCGAGCTGAGCTGGGCGATGCGGTTGCGAACCTCGCCGATCCTGGCGGTGTTCTCGAGCTGCTTGATGGCGAGCTGGAACCGGAGCTGGAACAGCTCCTCCTTGGCGGCCTTGAGCTCGGCCTTGAGCTCTTCCGAGCTCTTGGCGAGCAGGTCCGCGTACTTCACCGTGGTCTTAGGCATTGGTCGTCGCCTCCGGCGCCGGCGCGGCGGCGGTCACGGGCTCTTCCTCGATCGGGCCGGCGGCCAGGGCGGCCGCCTTGTGCGCGGCGATGTCCGCCTCGCTGAGCCCTTCACGGGTGACGAACTTGGTCTGGATCGGCAGTTTGTGGCCGGCCAGGCGCATGGCCTCCCGGGCGGTCGTCTCGTCGACGCCGTTGATCTCGAAGAGGATGCGGCCCGGCTTTACCACGGCCACCCAGAACTCCGGGGCGCCCTTGCCCGAGCCCATGCGGGTCTCGGCGGGGCGGGCGGTGACCGGCTTGTCCGGGAAGATCCGGATCCAGATCTGGCCGCCGCGGCGGATGCTGCGGCTCATCGCCCGGCGGGCCGCTTCTATCTGCCGGGAGGTGATCCAGGCCGGCTCGAGGGCCTGCAGGCCGAAGTCGCCGAAGTGGACGGCGGCGCCGCGGGTCTCGGTGCCCGTCATGCGGCCGCGCTGCTGTTTGCGGAACTTGGTCCGCTTAGGCATGAGCATGGCTGCCTGCTCCCTTCTCTTGCCGCTCCTGCGGGAGGATCTCGCCGCGGTAGATCCAGACCTTGACGCCGATGACGCCGTAGACGGTCTTGGCTTCCGCGGTGCCGTAGTCGATGTCCGCCCGCAGCGTGTGCAGCGGGATGCGGCCCTCGCGGTTCCATTCGCAGCGCGCGATTTCGGCGCCGCCCAGGCGCCCGGCGACCATGATCTTGATGCCCTGGGCGCCGGCCTTGATGGCCCGCTGCATCGCCTGCTTCATCGCACGCCGGAAGGCGATGCGCTTTTCTAGCTGCGACGCGACGTTCTCGGCGACCAGCGTCGAGTCCATGTCGATCTTGGTGATTTCCTGGATGTTGATCTGGACCTTCTTGCCGGTTTGGTGGGCGAGATCCTTGCGGAGCTGATCGATGCCCTGGCCGCCGCGGCCGACCACCACGCCAGGCTTGGCCGTGTAGATCGTGACCTCGACCGCCTGGGCCTTGCGCTCGATCTGGATGTCCGAGATGCCCGCCGAGAAGAGCCTGCGCTTGATGAAGCGGCGGAGCTTCCAGTCCTCGGCCAGGTTGGCGCGATACTCCTTCTTGCCGGCGTACCACCGGGACTTCCAGGGATTGATGATCCCCAACCGGAGGCCGTACGGATGGATTTTCTGTCCCATTCTTGCTGGTACCTTACTTTCCGACCACGACGGTGATGTGGCTGGTGCGCTTCTTGATGGGGAACGCGCGGCCCTGGGCATGCGGCTGGAACCGCTTGAGGACCGGCCCGCCGTCGACGAAGGCCTTCTTGACCACCAGGTCGCGGCGGTTGAGGTTTTTATTGTGCTCGGCGTTCGCCACGGCGCTGTCCAGCACCTTGAGCACGGTCTTGGCGGCACGGAGGTTGAGGAAGTTGAGGATCAGCCGGGCTTCCTCGACCTGCTTGCCGCGGATGAGATCGATGGCCCGGCGGGCCTTGCGGGGGCTCATGCGCACCCACTTGGCAATCGCCTTGACGTCGCCGGCGGGCCCGCCGCCGCGGCGGCGCTGCCGCACCTGGGCGGCTGCGCTGGCCGCAACGTCGGCCTTGGGGGTCGGCGCGGCCTCGGCGTCGGTGGTGGCGCCGCCCTTGGCGGTGCCCGCCACCTTGGCCTTGGGCTCCTCGGCATCGGCGGCCGGGCCGGCCTCGGCGTCAGCGTCGGCCTTCTTGGCTTTGGCGGCCTTCTTGGGCTTGGCCTCGGCGCTCTCGGCGCTCTCGGCGGTCTCAGCCGGCTTCTCGGCCTTGGGCTTCGGAGCTTTCTTCGGCTTCGCTTCCTCCGAAGTCTCCGGCGCCGCTCCCTCGACCTGCTCGGTCGCGTCTTCGGGGTTCGACGCCTTCGGCGTCTGTTCTTCGTCGCTCATGACTTACCTCGACTTCTCCGAACCGCCGTGGCCGCGGTAGAGCCGCGTGGGCGCGAATTCGCCCATCTTGTGGCCGATCATGTTCTCCGTGATGTAGATGGGCACGTGCTTGCGGCCGTTGTACACGGCGATCGTGTGGCCGATCATCGTGGGCACGATGGTGCTTGCCCGGGACCAGGTCTTGATGACCCGCTTGTCCTTCTGGTTGTTCATGGTCTCGACCCGCTTGAGGAGACGCTCCTCGACGAACGGGCCCTTCTTGAGGCTACGCGACATCGGTTACTTCCCCCTCCGCTTGACGATGAACTTGTCGCTGGGCCGCGAGCCGCGCCGGGTCTTGTAACCCATCGCGGGCTTGCCCCAGGGAGTCTGCGGCTTCCCGCCGATGGGGCTCTTGCCCTCGCCGCCGCCGTGCGGGTGGTCGCAGGCGTTCATCACGACGCCGCGGTTGTGCGGCTTCTTGCCCAGCCAGCGCATCCGGCCGGCCTTGCCGACGGCCATGTTCTTGGCGTCGATGTTGCCGACCTGGCCGATGGTGGCGTGGCAGTTCTGGTGCACCATCCGCATCTCGCCGGAGGGGAGCTTGACGGTGACGTACTCGCCTTCCTTGGCCATGATCTGGGCGCCGGCGCCGGCCGACCGGCATAGCTGCCCGCCGCGCCCGAGCTTGAGCTCGATGTTGTGGACCGTGGTGCCCAGGGGGATGGCCTTGAGCGGCAACGCGTTACCCACCCGGGGCTCGGAGTCGGCGCCGTTGGTCACGGTCTGGCCGATCTCGAGTCCCAGGGGCGCGATGATGTAGCGCTTCTCGCCGTCGGCGTAGAAGAGCAGGGCGATGCGGGCGTTGCGGTTGGGGTCGTACTCGATGGTCATGACCCGCGCCGGCACGTTTTCCTTGTCGCGCTTGAAGTCGATGACGCGGTACGCCCGCTTATGGCCGCCGCCGCGGAACCGGGCGGTGAGCTTGCCCTGGTTGTTGCGGCCGCCGTGCTTCTGCAGCGGCTGCAGCAACGACTTCTCGGGCGTGGTCGCGGTCAGCTCCTCGAAGGTCGAGAGGCTCATCCCGCGGCTGCCCGGGGTAGTGGGTTTGCGATTCTTGAGGCCCATCTGCTTTCTCCTACGCCTCCGCCGCCTTTTCCGCCGGCTGGTGCTCGTGCTCGTGCGGAGCGCCGCCGCCGTAGAAGTCGATGTGGTGGCCCTCCTTGAGCGTCACGAACGCCTTCTTGGTGTCGGGAGTCCGGCCGCGCCGGGCGGTGCGTACGCTGATGCGCTTGTCCTGGCCGCGGTAGTTCGTGACGTTGACGTCCTTGACCTCGACCTTGAAGAGCATCTCGATCGCCCGCTTGACGTCTATCTTGTTGGCTTCGCGGTTGATCTCGAAGCAGTACTTGTGCTGCTCGCCGAGCACCGTGTTCTTCTCGGTGATCAGCGGCCGCTTGATGACCGTGTAAAGATCCTGCATTACGCGAACACCTCCGAAATGCGAGTCAGGGCGGCCTGCGTCGCGACTATCTTGTCGCTGCGGAGGATGTCCTTGACGTTGAGGTTCTGGCCGAACTGGGTCGCCAGGATGACCTTGACGTCCGGCAGGTTGCGGACGGACAGCTCGAGGTTGGCGTTGCGCTCGTCGAGCAGGATCACCACCTTGCCTACCGCGCCCAGCTTCTCGAGCAGGGCGACCGCGGCCTTGGTCTTGATCTCGGGCAGGTCGAAGCTCTCGATGGCCACCACCGCGTCCTTCCGGGTCGCAAGGGCGCTCTTGATGGCCAGGCGCCGGATTTTGCGCGGCAGATCCTTTTCGTAGCTGCGGGGCTTGGGGCCGAACACGACGCCGCCGGTGCGCCACAGCGGGCTGCGGGTCGAGCCGGAGCGGGCGCGGCCGGTGCCCTTCTGGCGCCACGGCTTCTTGCCGCCGCCCGAGACTTCGCTGCGGGTCAGCGTGCTGTGCGTGCCGGCGCGATTGTTGGCCAGTTGCCGGACCAGGTGGCGGTGCATCTCGTGCACGTTGGGAACGATGCCGAAGATGCTGTCGGCGACGTCGAGATCCTTGACCTTGTCGCCCTTGGCGTTGAATAGCGTGACGGTGGCCATTTCTACCTCCCGACCTTCTTCGCGGGACGCACGATCAGCAGGCCGCCCTCGACGCCCGGAACCGCGCCCTTGATGAGCAGCAGGTTCTTGCCCGCGTCGACGCGGACCACGGTGAGCTTGCGGACCGTGACGCGTTCGTTGCCCAGCCGGCCGGGCATCGAAGCGCCCTTGTAGACGCGGCTGGGCGTCGTGCCGGCGCCGATGGAGCCGGGGTGGCGATGGAACTTGGAGCCGTGCGCCATGGGGCCGCGACCCGCGTGCCACCGGCGCTGCATGCCCTGGAACCCCTTGCCGATGCTGTGGCCGACCACGTCGATGGTCTGCCCGGCGGAGAACAGGTCGGCCTTGATCTCCTGGCCGACGGCGAACTGCGACACGTCGTCGAGGCGGAACTCGCGCAGGTGGCGCAGCAACTTGCCGGCGGGCTTGAGGTGCCCCTGCTCGCCCTTGGCGAGGCTCTTGGCCTTGGTCTGGCCAAAGCCGATCTGGACGGCGTTGTAGCCGTCCTTCTCTTTCGTCTTGACCTGGGTGACGATGCACGGACCGGCCGCCACGACGGTGACGGGCACGGCCTGGTCCTTCTCGTCGAAGATCTGGGTCATCCCCAGCTTCTGGCCTAGGATTCCGAGGGCCATGCGTGACTCCTTGCTTGTTCTGGGGCGCGGCGGTCATCGGGGGGGATTTTGATCCACGGACCCGGGCGGACCGCGAGGGGTTTGAAAAACCACTCGGCCCCTTCACGGGACTACGAAATTTCGCTCTGTTCGCCTCAGGAAAAGGCTTCTGGCTTGCTCTCCGAGCGAGATTAGAACAAGGCCGGGATATCGCTGTAAGTATTAAATCTCTATTAAACTACAGCTTGACCTCGATGTCCACTCCGGCGGCCAGGTCGAGCCGCATGAGCGCGTCCACCGTCTTCTGCTGCGGATTGACGATGTCGATCAGCCGCTTGTGGGTGCGAATCTCGAAGTGCTCTCGCGACTTCTTGTCCACATGCGGGCTCCGCAGCACGCAGTAGATGCGCTTGCGGGTCGGCAGGGGGATCGGCCCGACGACTTCGGCGCCGGTGCGCTTGGCCGTCTCGACGATCTTCTCGGTGGCCTGGTCAATCAGCCTGTGGTCGTACGCCTTCAGGCGGATGCGAATCTTGCCTTCCATAAAGATACTTTCTCCAGAGAATCAAAAAAGGATTCCCATTGTACCTGACGGCGGGAGAGTGCATCAAGCCAGGGTGCAAACAAAAGCGGCGCCCCCGGAGGGGCGCCGCCGCTTGTGGCCGCTACTTGCCGGATTTCAGGCTCGTGGCGGGCTGTCCCTTCCCGCTCTTGAACATGCCGGTCAAGGTGATCGCATCGCCCTTGACGTCCGCCTTGTCCAGCTTGACGAACGTCCCCGGGCGGGAGCCGCCGGCCTGCGCCACGCCCTTGGGAAGCCGGAACGCCGTGCCCCCCGAGGCCATGAGCAGGCTCTGGCCGTCGTAGGACAGCGCCCACGCCGCGCCCGTGTTGTCGGCGAGGGTGAGGCCGGTTGCTGCCGCGGTGTACAGGGCGTCGAAGGCCGCCTTCGGGATCTTGACGTCGGCGCCGGCCGACTTGGCCTTCTCGGCCCCGGCAAGCTTCTCGGCGGCGGATCCGCCCGAGTGGGCCGCCCCCGCCGAGCCCTGGCCCCGATCGCCCGAGAACGCCAGGCCGCCGCTGCCCCCCATGGCCGCCCCGGTGCCCGCGTCGAAGTCGGCCGACGGGTTGGCACTGAGCAGTTCCTTGCCTTGCTTGCGGGCTACCTCGGTGACCTGGACGTCGATGACCTTCTCGGACTTGCCCGTGTTGACCTTGAAGGGCCCCTTCTTGGACCACCCGCCGTATGCGAGTTCGTCGACCGCGGGCAGGACCTTCTCGGTCTTCGCCTTCATCTGCTTGTTGGTCTTGGGATCCAGGAAGGTGAGCTCCTTCTTGACCCGGTAGGTGTTGCGCAGGGTCTTCACCGTGCGCTCGTCGTAGCTGTGCTCGTCCCAGGTGTCGAACCGCTGGTAGGTCTTGACTTCCCGCTTGGTCGAGACCGGCCAGACCTTGTAGGTGTTGTAGGAGCGCCCCTCGAGGCGGCGCACCACGGCCGACCCGCCCGTCTCCTGGTAGTCGCGGGGATTGCCCTTGTAGACGTCGGTGTCCTTGGACTTCGGGTCGAACTTCTCGTTGGCCTTCTCGGTCTTCGAGGAGAGTTCCTTCGAGCCGTCGAGGACGCGTTCCTCGGTCTCGCCGATTTTCGAGTTCGGTACGAAGTACTTCCGGTCGTTGACCGCCTTGAGCTTCCAGTTGCCCCGGCCGGGCTTGGCCGGATTCGGGACGAACTCGCGGACCGTCTTGGTGTCCACGAGGACCCAGCCCTTCTTGTCAGGAGCCTTCTGCTGGGCGAACGCCGGTGAGATCGGCAGCGCGAAGGCCAACCCGACGGCGAGCGCCGTGACCAGGCTGCTGTTGAACTTAATGCCTTTCATTGCCGACCTCCTAGTTGGCCTTGCTGGCGGACCGCGCCGCCGGCACCGGATTGCCGGCAACCAGATCGGCCTGCCACAGGTACTCGGTCTTCAGGTCCTTGGTATCCACGCGGGTCTTGCCGTAGAGGTGCTTCCCGCCGTTCTCCCAGGTGACCTCGGACGTGACCGTTCCGCCGTCCGCTGGCACCGACCACTTGATGGTCTCGCCGTTGCGCTTGCCGGTGATCGGGAAGCCCAGCAGCACGCCGCCCGGCAGCGGATACGTGCCGATGGTCGGGACGGTCAGGCCGCGGACCTCGTCGCCCTCGCGATAGAGGTTGAAGTAGCCGCCGAGTTCCTTCTCGCCCATCTTGCCGACCCACACGTAGGTGCCTTCGACCGGCTTGGCCTCGCCCATGGCCATCCAGTCCCAGGTGGCCAGGGTCTTGCGCTTGCCGTCGGGCATCTTGCGTACGAAGCCCTGCGGCGCC includes the following:
- the rplN gene encoding 50S ribosomal protein L14, whose translation is MIQPQTRLAVADNTGARELMCIRVLGGSNRRYANIGDVIVAVVKDAAPNMPVKKSEIVKAVVVRSKHGLRRSDGSYIKFDENAAVIITKDNNPRGTRVFGPIARELRDKNYMKIISLAPEVI
- a CDS encoding type Z 30S ribosomal protein S14; the protein is MAKTSMINKSNRKPKFSIRRHNRCARCGRPRGYYRDFGICRICLRQMAHKGELPGVAKSSW
- the rplW gene encoding 50S ribosomal protein L23, which gives rise to MQDLYTVIKRPLITEKNTVLGEQHKYCFEINREANKIDVKRAIEMLFKVEVKDVNVTNYRGQDKRISVRTARRGRTPDTKKAFVTLKEGHHIDFYGGGAPHEHEHQPAEKAAEA
- the rpsH gene encoding 30S ribosomal protein S8; its protein translation is MPVTDPIADMLTHIRNANIAFKPECEMPASKVKAEIARVLKEEGYVAGFEPVSDEAGHPRLRLTLKYSGEKRRSRVITGIKRVSKPGLRVYASKSELPRVLGGLGIAIVSTPKGIMTDRAARKAGVGGEVLAYVW
- the rpsQ gene encoding 30S ribosomal protein S17 codes for the protein MPQREIIGQVVSDKMDKTIVVAVETRHPHDRYGKIVRRTNKFKAHDEENAARTGDTVRIGEHRPLSAQKRWRLLEILERAK
- the rplF gene encoding 50S ribosomal protein L6, with the protein product MSRIGKRPIDLEVEVTEGEKKTKVAVSATIDGNTVTIKGPRGTLTRTLRPEVGVTLENGSLLVTRRGNDKQARSLHGLSRTLVANMVDGVAKGFSKTLEIVGVGYRPSLQGKKLVLNLGYSHPIEIEPPEGIEFAVEEKANRVHVRGIDKQLVGDIAADIRFKRPPEPYKGKGVKYQGEVIRRKAGKAGGKKK
- the rplB gene encoding 50S ribosomal protein L2, translating into MGLKNRKPTTPGSRGMSLSTFEELTATTPEKSLLQPLQKHGGRNNQGKLTARFRGGGHKRAYRVIDFKRDKENVPARVMTIEYDPNRNARIALLFYADGEKRYIIAPLGLEIGQTVTNGADSEPRVGNALPLKAIPLGTTVHNIELKLGRGGQLCRSAGAGAQIMAKEGEYVTVKLPSGEMRMVHQNCHATIGQVGNIDAKNMAVGKAGRMRWLGKKPHNRGVVMNACDHPHGGGEGKSPIGGKPQTPWGKPAMGYKTRRGSRPSDKFIVKRRGK
- the rplD gene encoding 50S ribosomal protein L4 is translated as MATVTLFNAKGDKVKDLDVADSIFGIVPNVHEMHRHLVRQLANNRAGTHSTLTRSEVSGGGKKPWRQKGTGRARSGSTRSPLWRTGGVVFGPKPRSYEKDLPRKIRRLAIKSALATRKDAVVAIESFDLPEIKTKAAVALLEKLGAVGKVVILLDERNANLELSVRNLPDVKVILATQFGQNLNVKDILRSDKIVATQAALTRISEVFA
- a CDS encoding 50S ribosomal protein L24, which gives rise to MHLKKGDTVVVLSGRSKDQGGDRGKTGEVTKVLPKEGKAVVQGINVRTRHTKPSMTNPQGGRIQTEMPIDVSKLMVVCPACSKPTRIKKVQVEGKNARACKRCNEQILDKKEG
- the rplE gene encoding 50S ribosomal protein L5, with protein sequence MPRLKDKYQSEVAPALEKEFNYTNKMAIPRVAKVVLNIGLGEAIQTPKAVDTAVADLATIAGQRPIVNKAKKSIATFKLRAGMSIGASVTLRGTRMYEFLDKLMNLALPRIRDFRGVNHKSFDGRGNYSLGIKEQLIFPEIDYDKVDKIRGMDITIVTTANTDEEARALLKLMGMPFKTEKAQQQPKTEAANG
- the rplV gene encoding 50S ribosomal protein L22, with the protein product MSPRKARRAIDLIRGKQVEEARLILNFLNLRAAKTVLKVLDSAVANAEHNKNLNRRDLVVKKAFVDGGPVLKRFQPHAQGRAFPIKKRTSHITVVVGK
- the rpmC gene encoding 50S ribosomal protein L29, with the protein product MPKTTVKYADLLAKSSEELKAELKAAKEELFQLRFQLAIKQLENTARIGEVRNRIAQLSSALRQSELGAKGA
- a CDS encoding 50S ribosomal protein L3, which produces MALGILGQKLGMTQIFDEKDQAVPVTVVAAGPCIVTQVKTKEKDGYNAVQIGFGQTKAKSLAKGEQGHLKPAGKLLRHLREFRLDDVSQFAVGQEIKADLFSAGQTIDVVGHSIGKGFQGMQRRWHAGRGPMAHGSKFHRHPGSIGAGTTPSRVYKGASMPGRLGNERVTVRKLTVVRVDAGKNLLLIKGAVPGVEGGLLIVRPAKKVGR
- the rpsJ gene encoding 30S ribosomal protein S10 produces the protein MEGKIRIRLKAYDHRLIDQATEKIVETAKRTGAEVVGPIPLPTRKRIYCVLRSPHVDKKSREHFEIRTHKRLIDIVNPQQKTVDALMRLDLAAGVDIEVKL
- the rplP gene encoding 50S ribosomal protein L16, with product MLMPKRTKFRKQQRGRMTGTETRGAAVHFGDFGLQALEPAWITSRQIEAARRAMSRSIRRGGQIWIRIFPDKPVTARPAETRMGSGKGAPEFWVAVVKPGRILFEINGVDETTAREAMRLAGHKLPIQTKFVTREGLSEADIAAHKAAALAAGPIEEEPVTAAAPAPEATTNA
- the rpsC gene encoding 30S ribosomal protein S3, producing MGQKIHPYGLRLGIINPWKSRWYAGKKEYRANLAEDWKLRRFIKRRLFSAGISDIQIERKAQAVEVTIYTAKPGVVVGRGGQGIDQLRKDLAHQTGKKVQINIQEITKIDMDSTLVAENVASQLEKRIAFRRAMKQAMQRAIKAGAQGIKIMVAGRLGGAEIARCEWNREGRIPLHTLRADIDYGTAEAKTVYGVIGVKVWIYRGEILPQERQEKGAGSHAHA
- the rpsS gene encoding 30S ribosomal protein S19 — its product is MSRSLKKGPFVEERLLKRVETMNNQKDKRVIKTWSRASTIVPTMIGHTIAVYNGRKHVPIYITENMIGHKMGEFAPTRLYRGHGGSEKSR